One segment of Ricinus communis isolate WT05 ecotype wild-type chromosome 8, ASM1957865v1, whole genome shotgun sequence DNA contains the following:
- the LOC8284690 gene encoding ras-associated and pleckstrin homology domains-containing protein 1 — translation MEEEEDVPPFWLQATDQHHRGRRLRRQASSIFLNSGVILIMLLVIAFVFVFVVVPSVVTFTSQVFKPNLIKKGWDSLNFVLVLFAIVCGFLGRNSPNTSNESSTSYQRLSSSSSASSSNVQQDVQRSYPSTPAYRWYDDGQYQDRTASYNTFNRLRSFRSYPDLRQESLWSNNDERWRFYDDTRVNGYKFSSPLHQDELQDDHPPQQQQQEQDQEPRKQDQEQEQDVSTKDIAVDTFVIHKEEVVQTPPPPMPPAPVSPPRLPTRSTVKRRAKRTYHDLGEHEKRRENKNLEVKTINIPPPPPPPQLISSKSDKRRGKDLLISLRRKRKKQRQKSVENLESLFNPEPLPSIIPPPPPPPPPPPPHFFQNLFSSKKGKTKKDHSHSVPQPQPPSRTHRSRTTVQEATIEAYKPLKAVKTGNFSSVEENVERGNASPLIPIPPPPPPPPPPPFKMKPWKFISDGDYVRVASFNSSRSGSPDIDSEDPSDKESSPMARNKEGDSAMPSFCPSPDVNTKAENFIARFRAGLKLEKINSVKGRSNLGPGPDRVEEGPS, via the coding sequence atggaagaagaagaagatgtgCCACCATTCTGGCTTCAGGCCACGGATCAGCACCACCGCGGCCGCCGCCTTCGGAGACAAGCGTCATCTATCTTTCTTAATTCGGGTGTCATTCTTATAATGTTATTAGTCATagcttttgtttttgttttcgtTGTAGTCCCTTCAGTAGTTACTTTCACTTCTCAAGTTTTTAAACCGAACTTGATCAAGAAAGGCTGGGATtcacttaattttgttttggtaCTGTTTGCCATTGTATGTGGATTTCTTGGTAGAAACAGCCCTAACACCAGTAATGAAAGCAGTACAAGTTATCAGAgactatcatcatcatcatcagcttCTTCATCAAATGTACAGCAGGATGTTCAGAGATCCTATCCGTCAACTCCTGCTTATAGATGGTATGATGATGGTCAGTATCAGGATCGGACGGCTAGTTACAATACCTTTAACAGGCTGAGAAGTTTCAGGTCATACCCAGATCTACGGCAAGAATCTTTGTGGTCAAACAATGATGAACGATGGAGATTTTATGATGATACCCGTGTTAATGGCTATAAGTTTTCAAGTCCATTACATCAAGATGAGCTTCAAGATGATCATCCTCcacaacagcagcagcaggaACAAGATCAAGAACCTAGAAAGCAAgatcaagaacaagaacaagatGTGAGCACTAAAGATATAGCGGTTGATACTTTTGTCATACATAAAGAGGAAGTTGTGCAGACGCCGCCGCCGCCGATGCCGCCGGCACCAGTATCACCTCCAAGGCTGCCAACAAGGAGTACTGTGAAAAGAAGGGCGAAAAGAACTTATCATGATCTTGGAGAACatgaaaagagaagagaaaataagaatttgGAAGTGAAGACCATAAATATACCGCCGCCGCCTCCACCACCCCAACTCATTTCCAGCAAGAGTGATAAAAGAAGAGGTAAAGATTTATTAATCTCattaagaagaaagagaaagaagcaAAGACAAAAGAGTGTTGAAAATCTTGAAAGCTTATTCAACCCTGAACCTTTACCATCTATAATACCACCACCGCCACCCCCTCCGCCACCTCCGCCACcacatttctttcaaaacctTTTCTCATCTAAGAAAGGCAAAACCAAGAAAGATCACTCTCACTCAGTTCCACAGCCGCAACCTCCTTCTCGCACCCATCGGTCAAGAACCACCGTCCAAGAAGCAACAATAGAAGCCTATAAACCACTAAAAGCGGTTAAAACAGGTAATTTCAGCAGCGTCGAAGAGAATGTAGAACGTGGCAATGCCTCGCCCTTAATACCAATACCACCACCACCTccgccgccgccgccgccACCGTTTAAAATGAAGCCATGGAAGTTCATAAGTGATGGTGACTATGTTAGAGTAGCAAGTTTTAACAGTTCAAGAAGTGGGTCACCTGATATAGACAGTGAAGATCCATCAGATAAAGAATCAAGTCCAATGGCAAGAAATAAGGAGGGTGATTCAGCAATGCCATCATTCTGTCCAAGTCCTGATGTTAATACCAAAGCTGAAAACTTCATTGCAAGATTCAGAGCTGGTTTAAAGTTGGAGAAGATCAATTCTGTGAAAGGAAGATCAAATCTTGGTCCAGGTCCTGATAGAGTTGAAGAAGGCCCAAGTTAA
- the LOC8284687 gene encoding threonine synthase, chloroplastic: MAASSLLQSPHLNNPKLTSKPKSIFHNGHKPIPYFLSIRASTSDPSHTPSPTPTPTPTPTTSSRGCNIRDEARRQNLSNPPPSNNFSAKYVPFNAGPACTESYSLDEIVYRSQSGGLLDVQHDMSALKAFPGSYWRALFDSRVGKTNWPYGSGVWSKKEWVLPEISSDDIVSAFEGNSNLFWAERYGKQFLDMNDLWVKHCGISHTGSFKDLGMTVLVSQVNRLRKMNKPVVGVGCASTGDTSAALSAYCASAGIPSIVFLPANKISMAQLVQPIANGAFVLSIDTDFDGCMQLIREVTAELPIYLANSLNSLRLEGQKTAAIEILQQFDWEVPDWVIVPGGNLGNIYAFYKGFYMCKELGLVDRIPRLVCAQAANANPLYLYYKSGWKDFKPVKASSTFASAIQIGDPVSIDRAVYALKNSNGIVEEATEEELMDAMAQADSTGMFICPHTGVALSALIKLRNSGVIGPTDRTVVVSTAHGLKFSQSKIDYHSSDIQDMACRFANPPVSVKADFGSVMDVLKKYLLSKETKY; this comes from the coding sequence atGGCCGCCTCTTCACTTCTCCAATCTCCCCACCTTAATAACCCCAAACTCACCTCTAAACCGAAATCCATTTTTCATAATGGACATAAACCCATTCCCTATTTTCTTTCCATCAGAGCTTCCACCTCTGATCCATCCCACACTCCGTCTCCAACTCCAACTCCAACTCCAACTCCAACAACCTCCAGTAGAGGATGCAACATTCGCGACGAGGCCCGTCGCCAGAACTTATCAAACCCACCGCCCAGCAACAATTTCTCCGCAAAGTACGTTCCTTTCAATGCAGGACCTGCTTGTACAGAATCCTATTCACTCGATGAGATCGTTTACCGCTCTCAGTCAGGTGGGCTCCTTGATGTTCAGCATGACATGTCTGCTCTCAAGGCATTTCCGGGTTCTTACTGGCGTGCCCTTTTCGATTCTAGAGTAGGGAAGACTAACTGGCCTTATGGATCCGGAGTTTGGTCTAAAAAGGAATGGGTTTTACCTGAGATATCAAGTGATGATATTGTCAGTGCATTTGAAGGGAACTCGAATCTGTTTTGGGCTGAGAGATATGGTAAGCAGTTTCTGGATATGAATGATTTGTGGGTTAAGCATTGTGGGATTAGTCATACTGGGAGTTTTAAAGATTTGGGTATGACTGTTTTGGTTAGTCAAGTTAATAGATTGAGGAAAATGAATAAACCTGTTGTTGGTGTTGGCTGTGCTTCTACTGGTGATACTTCTGCTGCATTATCTGCTTATTGTGCTTCTGCTGGTATTCCTTCTATTGTATTTTTACCAGCTAATAAGATTTCCATGGCTCAATTAGTACAGCCTATTGCTAATGGAGCTTTTGTTTTGAGTATTGATACTGATTTTGATGGGTGTATGCAGTTAATACGAGAGGTTACTGCTGAGTTGCCTATTTATTTAGCTAATTCATTGAATAGTTTGAGATTAGAAGGGCAAAAAACTGCTGCAATTGAGATTTTGCAGCAGTTTGATTGGGAAGTGCCTGACTGGGTTATTGTTCCTGGAGGTAATTTAGGGAATATATATGCTTTTTATAAAGGGTTTTATATGTGTAAGGAGTTGGGACTTGTGGACAGGATTCCTAGACTAGTTTGTGCACAAGCTGCTAATGCAAATCCTCTTTATCTGTACTATAAGTCAGGGTGGAAAGATTTTAAACCTGTTAAAGCAAGTAGTACATTTGCATCTGCTATTCAGATTGGCGATCCTGTTTCAATTGATAGAGCTGTTTATGcattgaaaaattcaaatggGATTGTTGAGGAAGCTACTGAGGAGGAGCTAATGGATGCAATGGCACAAGCAGATTCTACTGGGATGTTTATATGTCCACATACAGGGGTGGCATTGTCAGCATTGATTAAGCTCAGGAATAGTGGAGTTATAGGGCCTACTGATCGAACAGTGGTAGTGAGTACTGCTCATGGGTTGAAGTTTAGTCAGAGCAAGATTGATTACCACTCTAGTGATATTCAGGACATGGCTTGTAGGTTTGCTAATCCGCCTGTGAGTGTTAAGGCAGATTTTGGGTCCGTCATGGATGTTTTAAAGAAGTATTTGTTGAGTAAAGAAACAAAGTATTAG
- the LOC107261438 gene encoding 60S ribosomal protein L18a-like protein isoform X1, whose protein sequence is MDQGHSTDAVDDRKGKYIPIRDAEEPELGMFDKPLPCCGCGIGWFFLLLGFLCPLMWYFATVLYFLKYYHKDPRERSGLTACAIAVRLINLFCDLFCYSCNFLYMVHILILMCCERIHNEKFKVKRTRENMKWIYIQN, encoded by the exons ATGGATCAGG GGCACTCAACTGATGCTGTGGAcgatagaaaaggaaaatatattCCCATTAGAGATGCAGAGGAACCAGAATTGGGAATGTTTGACAAACCCCTTCCTTGTTGTGGCTGTGGAATTGGGTGGTTTTT CCTCTTGCTTGGATTTCTGTGCCCATTGATGTGGTACTTTGCTACAGTTCTCTACTTTCTGAAGTATTATCATAAGGACCCAAGGGAACGATCAGGGCTAACTGCCTGTGCTATAGCCGTGAGACTAATTAATCTCTTTTGTGACTTGTTCTGCTATTCCtgcaattttctttatatggTGCATATATTAATACTAATGTGTTGTGAAAGAATTCACAATGAAAAGTTTAAAGTGAAAAGGACAAGAGAGAACATGAAATGGATCTATATTCAAAACTAG
- the LOC107261438 gene encoding 60S ribosomal protein L18a-like protein isoform X2, which translates to MDQGHSTDAVDDRKGKYIPIRDAEEPELGMFDKPLPCCGCGIGWFFLLLGFLCPLMWYFATVLYFLKYYHKDPRERSGLTACAIAATLFTVAAVIGLLIILL; encoded by the exons ATGGATCAGG GGCACTCAACTGATGCTGTGGAcgatagaaaaggaaaatatattCCCATTAGAGATGCAGAGGAACCAGAATTGGGAATGTTTGACAAACCCCTTCCTTGTTGTGGCTGTGGAATTGGGTGGTTTTT CCTCTTGCTTGGATTTCTGTGCCCATTGATGTGGTACTTTGCTACAGTTCTCTACTTTCTGAAGTATTATCATAAGGACCCAAGGGAACGATCAGGGCTAACTGCCTGTGCTATAGCC GCTACGCTATTCACGGTAGCTGCAGTGATTGGTTTGCTCATTATTTTGTTGTAA